A genomic stretch from Spodoptera frugiperda isolate SF20-4 chromosome 14, AGI-APGP_CSIRO_Sfru_2.0, whole genome shotgun sequence includes:
- the LOC126911399 gene encoding ATP-dependent DNA helicase PIF1-like codes for MILLAGDFRQTLPVIPRGTPADELNACLKASPLWNNVKTLSLTTNMRVQLQNDQSAAQFSKQLLAVGNGKVTVDATSGLITLTNDFCRFVDSQLALIENVFPNISENYQNYAWLSQRAILAAKNNDVHALNFTIQSKIDGDLVTYKSVDSITNPDDVVHYPTEFLNSLELPGFPPHNLQLKVGTVIMILRNLNPPRLCNGTRLAVKRLMPNLIEATIINGKYAGENVCIPRIPMIPTDLPFDFKRLQFPVRLAFAMTINKSQGQSLSVCGINLENHCFSHGQLYVACSRVGKPSALFVLTSDQKTKNVVYQRALQ; via the coding sequence ATGATATTGTTGGCAGGCGATTTCAGGCAGACGTTGCCAGTAATTCCCCGTGGAACGCCTGCAGATGAATTGAATGCTTGCCTGAAGGCATCACCTTTATGGAATAACGTAAAAACGTTATCGCTAACCACTAATATGAGAGTTCAACTTCAAAATGATCAAAGTGCTGCacaattttcaaaacaattgTTAGCTGTTGGAAATGGAAAAGTCACAGTTGATGCGACATCTGGATTAATTACTCTTACCAACGACTTTTGCCGATTTGTAGACTCTCAACTAGCtcttattgaaaatgtttttccaAACATTAGTGAGAATTATCAGAATTATGCTTGGTTAAGTCAACGAGCAATTCTTGCCGCAAAGAATAATGATGTACACGCACTGAATTTCACCATTCAATCAAAAATCGATGGCGATTTGGTGACATACAAATCCGTTGATTCCATAACAAATCCCGATGATGTAGTACATTATCCAACGGAGTTTTTGAACTCTCTCGAGTTACCAGGATTTCCACCACATAACTTGCAACTCaaagttggtacagttattatGATATTGCGTAATTTGAATCCACCGCGACTTTGCAACGGTACTCGACTTGCGGTAAAAAGACTTATGCCGAATTTGATTGAGGCAACCATTATTAACGGAAAGTACGCAGgtgaaaatgtatgtattcCTCGAATACCAATGATTCCGACTGATCTTCCGTTTGACTTCAAACGATTGCAATTTCCAGTTCGCCTTGCGTTCGCAATGACAATTAACAAGTCGCAAGGCCAATCGCTTAGTGTTTGCGGGATAAATTTAgaaaatcattgtttttcaCATGGGCAGTTATACGTTGCGTGTTCACGAGTTGGAAAACCATCCGCTTTGTTTGTGTTAACGTCagaccaaaaaacaaaaaatgtggtTTACCAAAGAGCACTTCAATGA